The genomic stretch TTGGCATCGTGCAGTTCATTGTAACCTCCTCTGTGTAATAATAGGATAATGGCAGTGCACTTGCATTGCCGTTATACTATTATTGCAAAAGATATAGGCTGCTACAAGATATTCACCGCAGAGGTGGATGTACGGGGTTTGTCTGCCGCGTAGCGGCTTCGTCCAACAACTGCTTCCGGGCTGTCCGCTCAACAACATACTCAAACATACACCAGATCTGAAAGCTTAGGAAATTGCAGCGGTTACGATGCTCCAGAGTCTGTTCAACGATTATTTCTCCGGGGGAGCGGTATTCATGAGCAAGGTGAGAGCGTTGATCTTTCAGGTTGGCTCTATGAACTCAAGGAGCAGGACGATATTCTTACCCAGTGTGGTGCATGTGAAGATATAGTTGGAAAAACAGAATACTTCACCGGCTCGTCGTTGACAGGGATTGGTGTAACAATTCAGGGTACAACCTTGGAAGATATCGAGGTTGAATGTCCAGACGGATCTGCATGTGGATATGAATTTTCTGCCATAACAACAATAGGGTCCAGCACTGGTTACATAAACGTAAGTGTCGATTTTACAAAAGAGATAAGAAATAGGGAATATCAGGATGCATCAGGATGCTACTGCACACTGACCGACACAACAACTGGTAACATATCTGATTGGTTATATTTCATTCCAAGATCTATTGTCCTTGATTCCTCAAAAGTTATTCCGGTAGACCAGAATGGACAAGTTCTATGTGATATTGAGATCCCATTTATAGATAATTGTTATTATTATCCTCAGATCATTTCGATGACCATTTTGGAAGACGGAGTTCCCTTTGCCGTGTTGCCTATTGATCCTAACACGCTTGCTCCTCCGGTTATCAACCGAGGAACAGAGTTTGATCTGTCTAAAACCTACACTGCTATAATCAGGGCAGATGACTGGACAGATGAAGGCTCTCTTGCCGGTGTGCAAAGCAACGAGATGACCCTAATCCTATCAGAAGAACACCCCATCGACTACCTCTACATCGGAAATTTGAAAGAAAAGATCCCGGTCATGCAGGGAGAATCCGTCACGATCAAGGCACAGACATCCCCGGAAGAGCTGGCAAGCGAGCTGGAATGGTCCATTGTTGCTGAGCGACCGAATGATGAAACCGGAAAAATCATAGCTGCCATAGACCCGAGTACCGGTGTGTTGACCGTTGACGAAAATTCCGGCAGCGGCACAGTAACAGTCCGGGCCTCCTACAACGGTTGCGTGTACAAAGACGCAGAGGTTCCGGTCGGATGTCAGGAATGCAGTGAAGGCTACTGTCCACTGTCGGTGGAAGGCGGCAGCAGCGACAGGCTGTCCAGCGTGGATTTTGCCATATCTCTGGGCAAAACCGGGGGAGGCAACCCGGCAGGCAGCTTACTCCTCCGCTCAGAAAGCGTATCCGCTCAACTCTACGCTCCAAAAACTCTGTATTTGTCGTCCCTGGTCAGGGACAACGAGGTGCGTTATGATGAAAATGATGCCCTCCGTCAGATCCTGACCGCCAAAACCTTTGTCGATATAACGACGGAAAACGAATATCGATATACCGTCAGCCTGTACCGGCCCGATGATATCGCGGGGCAGGCGGACGGACTGTACACCCTGAATCCCGCCGCAGTCCCCTTTGTCTCCTTTCAGATTGAAAACCCGGATATGCTCCCGACAATCAGCGACAGGCTGAAGATCACCGAGATCCGGGGCAGCGAGTCCTCGGTCACAGAGTATTTCAACGATAAAACCACCGGAGCATGGACCCTGAGCGAGGCCGATGGTCAGCGGATAACCGAACGCAGCGAGCAGGTTGTCGGTGACACCGTTGTCCGCAGGGAAACGGTGAAAAACGGTTCCGGTCAGATCTCCTCGGTAATTGATCGGACATACAAAGAATTTCCCTGGGGAGAGGAACTGCTCAGTCAGGCGGACGACCCGGACGGTGATAATCTGGTCACGACCTTTACCTATTATGAAGACAGTGGTGTTCCAAGTAGCTATTCCAAATTGAAATCGGTTGAAAACCCTGATGGTTCCTGGGAGTATTACGAATACGACAGCCAAGGCCGGATTGCCTCCCAATATTCGAGTTGGCTGGATCTGGATATCAGCCAGAAGGCGAACGCTCGTGTCACGAGCTATAACTACGATCCAACGGTCCTGAGCGGTGATTCAGATCTGGACGAGGATAAAAATCGTCCCAGAATCACGACAGAAACCACGAGCGGTATTGTTACCTCCCGGAAATACGCTGTTTATTCCGTTGATGGCTCAGGCGTCAGGCAGGAAATCAGCGAGATCGCCACTGATCAGTCTGCGCCCTTTGGCGCACCGGACAACCTGCGCACGGTCACGACCTTTTATCCCGAAGACGGCAGTGTCTCAGCAGGCAGGCTGCAATCAGTGCTTTTGCCGGACGGACGGCTGACAACCACCACTTATGAAGAGGGGAGCTTTGATGTCGGCACCCAGGTCTTCACGCCGGGCACAGGCACGGATGAACGGGTCACGACGGTGCATGGTACGGAGAGCTCGCTGGCGGGCATCGCTCTGAAAACGACCAAAGAAGAAAGCATCACCGACAGTCTGGGCAACGGGGTATTTCAGCGCACCCTGATCTTTGATGGAGGCGCTTATCAGCCGGTGGGCTGGACAGCCCAGGAATATGATGATTTCGGCAGGGTGACCCGACAGACCGCTTCCAACGGTACTGAGACCGACACAGTCTGGTCCTGTTGTGTGAAAGACTCGGAGACCGATGCAGCCGGGGTTACCACGACATTCAGCTATGACGCTCTCCATCGTCCGATCAGCAACAGTCGCGAGGCTGAGCAGGGGCCGATTCTGACCGACTACAGCTATGACGCTTCCGGCAGGCGGCTTTCCGAAACCGTGTCCTCGGGCGGCCTCAGTCTGGGCAGTTCCAGCCAGTATGATTTGTCCGGCAGGATCATCAGCCGGACCGACAGCAGGAACCTGACCACGACCTATGATTATGCATCAGGAGGTCGGATCACCACCGAGACCCGGCCAGGCAACATCACCGAAATCACGGAAACCTACCCGGACGGGCGGACCAAATCCGTGACCGGCACCGGCGTGGTTTCCCGCTTTTACAGCTACGGGGTTAATCCCGACGGCTCAACCTGGACTCAGGTTCATAGCGGAACCGCGTCCTCGCCGGTCTGGGAAAAGAGCACGACTGATCCGGCCGGACGGGCCGTGAAGACCGAAAAGCCCGGTTATCTCGGCACGGAAATCTCAGAAAATTTCTATAACGACAAAGGGCAGGTGTGGAAAACAACCGCGCCGGGTCGGGCAGCCACTCTGTACGAGTACGACGAGCCGGGCAACAGAACCCATTCCGGTTTGGATGTCAATGATAACGGCGTGCTGGATATTGCCTCGGACGACCGGATCAGCGGCAGCAGCACAGCCTTTCTTCTGGATAACGGTGACTGGTGGCAGGAACAGGTACAGAGCATTTTTGCTGATTCCGGTTCACCCACGGAGACGGTCATCGGCAGAACCCGAACCCGGCTGACCGGCCTAGGCCTAGGCGGCCTGATCGCCCAAACCGTGAGCACGGACATCCACGGCAACGGGACGGTCTCGTCCCGCTATCTGGACAGGACCCTGCACACGGTCACGGAAATCACAGATTATCCCGATTCAGACACGGATGCAGTCCAGGAAAGCCTGTACGGTCTGCTGAAATCCTCCACGGATAAATCCGGCATCACCACGACCTATCAGTACGACGCCTTGGAACGACGTACCGGTGTCACCGATCCCCGCACCGGTCAGAGCATCACCCATTATAACACGTTGGGGCAGGTTGATTACACCGAAAACGCGGCAACCAAGCGCACGGAATACAGCTATGATCCGGTCACGGGCAGGAAATCCTCGGTGACCGATGCGGAGAACCGGACCGTCTACTTTCTCCACGATGATCTCAATCGGATTACCCATACCTGGGGTGCGACATCCCCTGTTCGTTACGAATACGACGAATACGGCAGAACCGAGGCCATGCACACCTGGCGGAACGGTGAGGGCTGGGATTCTCCGACCTGGCCGTCAGCCAACGACGGACTGGCCGATATCACCCGCTGGCATTACCACGAGGCCACTGGCCTGCTGGAAAGCAAGGAGGATGCGCAGAATAAGAGCACGCAATATACCTATTTCGAAGGAGGCAGACTGCATACCCGCACCTGGGCCAGAACCCCTGCGGTCACAACTACCTACAGCTACGACCCGAACACCGGCGAGCTGACCACCATTGATTATTCCGACTCCACACCGGATATCGGGTTTACCTACAATCGCACCGGGCAACGCGAAACAGTGACCGATGCCGTCGGTACCCGTACTTTTGCCTATAATTCTGCTCTCCGGCCCGATACCGAAAGCCTGACCGGGCTGATCAGCCGCACCCTCACCCGAACCTACGACGCGACCGCTGTGCCCGGCAGAAATATCGGTTTCAGTACGAACAGCAATTACGCAGTCACCTACGGATATGACAATACCGGACGTTTCAACGGAATTTCATGGAATGTCGATACGCTCTCCGACAGTGCAACCTACGCCCGCGTGCTCGACTCGCATCTTCTCTACACAACCAGTTTTGCTTCAGGCGCTCTGGTAACCAACTCCTATGAACCGAATCGGAACCTGAGAACCGGTGTGAAAAACGAATACGGTGCGACCGTTGTTTCTCAGTATGATTATGTGTATGACAATATAGGCCGCCGGAACTCCATGACCACCTCCGGTGACGCCTTTTCCGTCTCTCTGCCTGTTCCGCCGGATCAGAAGCTGGTCAATACGGGAACGTATACCTCTGTCGGTTACACAGCCAATGATTTGAACCAGTATACTTCTCTGGACACGAACGGCTCTGCGGTCAGCCCGACCTATGATGATGACGGTGACCTGACCGATGACGGAACCTTCATCTATGCTTGGAACGGGGAGAACCGGCTCATCACCATTACGCCGAAAACTCCTGTTGTCGGTGATAAGAAACTTGAGTTTCTTTATGATTACATGGGGCGCAGAGCGCGGAAAATTACAACTGCCCGGGACGGCTCAACTTGGCAAGCTGATGAAACCCGCTTCTTTGTCTACGATGGCTGGAATCTGATTGAGGAACTGGACGGAACCGGAGCAACCACGGCCAGTTATGTCTACGGCCTTGATCTTTCGCAGAGCCTTCAGGGTGCGGGTGGCATCGGTGGGATTCTTGCCCGTGTTGATCATGGAGCGAGTAAAGCTCATGTTTATCTCTACGATGCCAACGGTAATGTAGGCCAACTCCTCGACAGCTCGGACGGATCTGTCGCCGCTGCCTACGAGTATGCGCCTTTTGGCGGACTTACTTCCGCTATGGGAAGCTATGCCGGGGTTAATCCGTTCAGATTTTCCACGAAATACGCTGATGATGTTATCGGGTTGTATTATTATGGGTATCGGTATTATTCACCGGTGGTTGGTCGGTGGTTGAACCGTGATCCTATTGGGGAAGATGGCGGGTTGAACCTTTATGGGTTTGTTAATAACGATTCAAGTAATCAGCAAGATTTTCTAGGTCTTCTAAGAGCTGTGTTATATGATGACGATTTTTCAACTCAGGCTGATGCACAGTTGGACAAATGGGATAAAAACAAAGCATATGCTTGCGAAATATTAGTTTCGTATCATGTGGAGACTATAACTGAATTTATTGCCGCTCTGAAAGATATTGACCAAGCAGCAGTAGCTCAAAATGATCCCGTAAACGCTATGGTGTTCATGTTTCACGGACATCCCCACCTTCTTGATTTAGGTGATGGTCAAAATATGGAATATTTAAGTGCCAATGGAGAAAGACAGACTCCGAAAGGTAATATTGCTTTTCCAATCTCAATGCTACCTAAAGTTACATTTTCAAATGATGCATATATTCAACTGAATACTTGTAGAGGGGGATTTCCCATGAAACGAGGTATAAATATTGGAGAGGCATTCTATAACAGATACAAAGTGGAAACGAGAGCTTTTCCATATTGGATAAAATATCCACATGAGCACTCTTCTGATGTTATACCTACGGATGGCTCTACGTTACTATATCCAAGATTTGGCCCGGTAGTATATAAGTAATTTATTTCGTGTCAGCATATTATGTGGCATTAGGATTTCTTTTCTCTTTGTATAAGGATATTATGAATGATAGGTTGAAGAAAAAGTACCATTTTACTTGCACGGGAAAAATTATTTATTTGTTCCTGACGATCCTCGCTCTTTTTTTTATATTCATTTGGGTGAATAAGAAAAAAGTGGATTTGAAATTCGTAGCAAAAGGAAGGATAAGTTATCCAGCTCCACCATATTACGACAGACCATTTTTCTACTTGCAGGCATCTGGAAGCGACCTTGAAAAAACAATTTGTCGTAGGATAAACTGGCTTAAATTTAACGAGATAGATGGCGAGAGACTATGCAGGGTTGTTTGGGAGAAAGATTTTTCTCTCAATAGTAAATTAAACTACTATATCGGGATAGGCTGCTCCATAGAAGAGATACCCTATGATTACTTCTCAAAATATTTTATTTCTCAAAATAATTCATCTCAAGAAGTTATTTATTATTCAGGAAAGAAACCGCCGCTATTGCTACCTGAAAAAGATGAACGTTCTATTATTATCTATGAAGGAGACGTTGTTCTGACACCATAAGCCGACAATTGACCACGCAACGCCGATTCCCTTGTTACACCACCTACAGCTACGACCCGAACACCGGTGAACTGACCGGATTAATCAGTCGCACCCTCACCCGAGCCTACGATGCGACCGCTGTGCCCGGCAGAAACACCGGCTTCAGCACAGACAGCAGCTATGCCGTCACCTACGGCTACGACAGCACCGGACGCTTCGGAGGTGTTTCCTGGAATGTCGGTACGCACAGCGATACTGTGCAGTATGGCTACGAGCCAAACTCGCACCTGCTGAAAAGCGCAACCTTCGGCTCCGGTGCATCAACAGGCTATTCCTACGAAACTCATCGTAACCTGAAAACCTCGGTACTGAATAGGGAGCATTCCCTATTTATTAATTTTACCCTGCTGTGCCAACACAATGTAAATATTACGATAATAAGAAAGTGCTGGTTTGAAAAAACAGGCAAGCACTAAGCCCCGGTAGCTTTTGGGCCGGTTCAGGTAATGGTTTTACAGGCAGTTATTCAGCGATTAAGAATCAGGGAATGCTCCCTACTGAATAAGTATAACACCGCAACAATTTCACAGTACGATTATACGCATGACGATATAGGGCGTCGGAAAACCATGACGACCTCCGGGGATGCCTTTTCCGTCTCCCTGCCGGTTCCGCCGGATCAGAAGCTCGTCAACACGGGGACGTATACCTCAGTCGGCTACACGCCTGATAACCTGAACCGATACAGCGAGGTGAATACCAATGGCTCAGCGGTCAGTCCGGCGTATGACGATGACGGCGGCCTGACCGACGACGGAACCTTCACCTATAGCTGGAACGGAGAGAACCGGCTCATCACCATTACCCCGAAAACTCCTGCTGTCGGGGATAAGAAGCTTGAGTTTCTCTATGACTATATGGGCCGACGGGTACGAAAAGTTACAACCGCCTGGGACGGCTCAACCTGGCAATCTGATGAAACCCGCTTCTTTGTCTACGACGGCTGGAATCTGATTGAGGAACTGGACGGAGCTGGGTCAACCACAGCCAGCTATGTTCATGGCCTTGATCTTTCGCAGAGCCTTCAGGGCGCTGGCAGTATCGGTGGAATTCTTGCACGAGTTGATCACGGGACAGATAAAGTTCACCTTTATTTCTACGATGCCAACGGTAATGTAGGTCAACTCCTCGACAGCGCGGACGGTTCAGTCGTTGCTGCTTACGAATATGCGCCTTTCGGTGGGATGACTTCTGCTATGGGGAGTTATGCAGAGACCAATCCCTTCAGGTTCAGCTCAAAGTATGCCGATGATACGACGGGGCTGTATTATTACGGGTACCGTTATTATTCGCCCGATACGGGAAGATGGTTGAGTCGTGATCCGATTGGCGAAGATGGAGGAGTGAATTTGTATGGGTTTATTGTCAATAATCCCATAAGTTATATAGATGCTTTTGGGCATGAAAGTATCAAGCAAAAGATGATAGATACTGCCTATGACGCAGGGAGTGAAGCATATATTGCTGCTCAACAAAGTGCTGATTTATTTAATAGAGCGGTCTTTTTCCCATTGTTGGATTTGCTTTCTCTTCCTGATGAGGTATTAAAATGTGTATTTGGAGTTACAGACGATGATCTGACTGCCTTTGCCGCACAAGTTCCTGGAAAATATGATGATTTATTTCTAGGTGTAATTGTGGGAGGAACGAAGGTACCTAAGTTGGCCAAAAAAATCCTTGGGTATGTCCCAGCAGAAGGATTCATTGATCCTTCCAAGGTCAAATTTACTCAAGATAGCATTGGTGCGACATTTAAAAACGGGCAGAGTATAGATGATGTTGCACGGCAGTTAAGAAGTGCTGGAGGTGATGAGTTGGCAAAAAAATTTCCACAAATACGCTTAGTGGAAAAGGATGGTATGTTGTATACATTAGACAATCGCAGGTTAGCCACTTTTTCAGCGGGAGGCCAAAAAGTACCCTATCGGATGGCAACTCCAAAAGAAATTAAGAAAGAGTGGGGAAAGAAATTCACAACTACAGCCGAGCAGGGCTATGGTCAATACATCACTATACGCCCTCTCAGGAGGAAATGATGCAAAATAAAAGCAGAGAAGACGTTCTGAAAACACTAGATGACTTATTACATGATTTATCGAGAGATCCAGATTCATGGGAGAACTCAACACTCGAAAGATATCTAGAGGCAATGCATGCATGGATAGATGGTTATGGAAAAAAATATGATCCACCTCCATCTTGGGAGTTCATAATCAATATGTTGGAAGCTGCCAAGATATACGAATAATATTTTCAGCACTCCAGATAACAAAAGGCAGGGGAGAATTCAACTCACCTGCCTTTGTTTATTTCAGGGAGGCGCAACATGGCAGCCTGCCGACACAGTCCTGTTCGTCTACGACGGCTGGAATCTGATTGAGGAACTGGACGAGGCCGGAGCAACCACAGCAAGCTATGTCCACGGTCTTGACCTGAGTCAGTCGTTGCAGGGTGCCGGAGGTATCGGCGGTATTCTTGCGCGGATTGACCACGGGGCGAGTAAATCTCATATCTACTTCTACGATGCTAACGGGAATGTCGGGCAGTTGGTGGATTCAGCTGACGGCGGCATCGTTGCGGCGTATGAATATGCTCCTTTCGGGGGACTGACTTCCTCTATGGGAAGCTATGCTGAGGTTAATCCGTTCAGGTTTTCCACGAAGTACGCTGATGATGTTGCAGAGTTGTATTATTACGGATATCGGTATTACTCTCCTGTGCTTGGACGATGGGTTAGTCGGGATCCTATTGGGGAAGAAGGTGGGTTGAATCTTTATGGGTTTGTGGGAAATGAGCCTGTTGATAGTGTTGATCCTTATGGTAATGCTGCTTATGAAATCGCAGATAAATTTGATGAATACTACGATGAAAGCCTTCTTGCTTTAGATGTATGGGTACAAGAGGGAGGTTGCTATGCTTGGGTGGTCGCTGCTACTATCAAAACTGCTATGGATGTAGGAGAAGGGACCATAGATACTCTACGTTTAGGTGAAGGGTTTGCCGAAGGTGGGGCATCAAATATTGTTACTGATATTTTTAGAGCGTTAGGAATAGCAGGTGGCTCTGGTGCCGCATCATTAAAAACTGCTAATATTGTAAAAGTTCGGCTCAGTCCTAGGGGTAAAGTCATTTCGGAGACTAAAACCACTGTTGAAGAAGCTGTTAATTCCTTTGCCCAGAGAGTGCGCTCTGAAATTAATATAGCCCCAAAGAGCATAGGAAAATTTGGTGCTGATGATTTGGCATTGGGGCTGAATCAAGGTGGATCATTACAAGGATGGGTTAAACAA from Candidatus Electrothrix communis encodes the following:
- a CDS encoding RHS repeat-associated core domain-containing protein, whose amino-acid sequence is MVLQAVIQRLRIRECSLLNKYNTATISQYDYTHDDIGRRKTMTTSGDAFSVSLPVPPDQKLVNTGTYTSVGYTPDNLNRYSEVNTNGSAVSPAYDDDGGLTDDGTFTYSWNGENRLITITPKTPAVGDKKLEFLYDYMGRRVRKVTTAWDGSTWQSDETRFFVYDGWNLIEELDGAGSTTASYVHGLDLSQSLQGAGSIGGILARVDHGTDKVHLYFYDANGNVGQLLDSADGSVVAAYEYAPFGGMTSAMGSYAETNPFRFSSKYADDTTGLYYYGYRYYSPDTGRWLSRDPIGEDGGVNLYGFIVNNPISYIDAFGHESIKQKMIDTAYDAGSEAYIAAQQSADLFNRAVFFPLLDLLSLPDEVLKCVFGVTDDDLTAFAAQVPGKYDDLFLGVIVGGTKVPKLAKKILGYVPAEGFIDPSKVKFTQDSIGATFKNGQSIDDVARQLRSAGGDELAKKFPQIRLVEKDGMLYTLDNRRLATFSAGGQKVPYRMATPKEIKKEWGKKFTTTAEQGYGQYITIRPLRRK
- a CDS encoding RHS repeat-associated core domain-containing protein gives rise to the protein MDSADGGIVAAYEYAPFGGLTSSMGSYAEVNPFRFSTKYADDVAELYYYGYRYYSPVLGRWVSRDPIGEEGGLNLYGFVGNEPVDSVDPYGNAAYEIADKFDEYYDESLLALDVWVQEGGCYAWVVAATIKTAMDVGEGTIDTLRLGEGFAEGGASNIVTDIFRALGIAGGSGAASLKTANIVKVRLSPRGKVISETKTTVEEAVNSFAQRVRSEINIAPKSIGKFGADDLALGLNQGGSLQGWVKQVGGKTYGKFASSASNFPGHLKDALNQAKTIRFNLDKVDLSRVTKSSGKLNSFGEPIGGYTNFELFTIRTNSQYLNKTVFYRNNQVVPTSEVLKYLGF
- a CDS encoding RHS repeat-associated core domain-containing protein → MTILEDGVPFAVLPIDPNTLAPPVINRGTEFDLSKTYTAIIRADDWTDEGSLAGVQSNEMTLILSEEHPIDYLYIGNLKEKIPVMQGESVTIKAQTSPEELASELEWSIVAERPNDETGKIIAAIDPSTGVLTVDENSGSGTVTVRASYNGCVYKDAEVPVGCQECSEGYCPLSVEGGSSDRLSSVDFAISLGKTGGGNPAGSLLLRSESVSAQLYAPKTLYLSSLVRDNEVRYDENDALRQILTAKTFVDITTENEYRYTVSLYRPDDIAGQADGLYTLNPAAVPFVSFQIENPDMLPTISDRLKITEIRGSESSVTEYFNDKTTGAWTLSEADGQRITERSEQVVGDTVVRRETVKNGSGQISSVIDRTYKEFPWGEELLSQADDPDGDNLVTTFTYYEDSGVPSSYSKLKSVENPDGSWEYYEYDSQGRIASQYSSWLDLDISQKANARVTSYNYDPTVLSGDSDLDEDKNRPRITTETTSGIVTSRKYAVYSVDGSGVRQEISEIATDQSAPFGAPDNLRTVTTFYPEDGSVSAGRLQSVLLPDGRLTTTTYEEGSFDVGTQVFTPGTGTDERVTTVHGTESSLAGIALKTTKEESITDSLGNGVFQRTLIFDGGAYQPVGWTAQEYDDFGRVTRQTASNGTETDTVWSCCVKDSETDAAGVTTTFSYDALHRPISNSREAEQGPILTDYSYDASGRRLSETVSSGGLSLGSSSQYDLSGRIISRTDSRNLTTTYDYASGGRITTETRPGNITEITETYPDGRTKSVTGTGVVSRFYSYGVNPDGSTWTQVHSGTASSPVWEKSTTDPAGRAVKTEKPGYLGTEISENFYNDKGQVWKTTAPGRAATLYEYDEPGNRTHSGLDVNDNGVLDIASDDRISGSSTAFLLDNGDWWQEQVQSIFADSGSPTETVIGRTRTRLTGLGLGGLIAQTVSTDIHGNGTVSSRYLDRTLHTVTEITDYPDSDTDAVQESLYGLLKSSTDKSGITTTYQYDALERRTGVTDPRTGQSITHYNTLGQVDYTENAATKRTEYSYDPVTGRKSSVTDAENRTVYFLHDDLNRITHTWGATSPVRYEYDEYGRTEAMHTWRNGEGWDSPTWPSANDGLADITRWHYHEATGLLESKEDAQNKSTQYTYFEGGRLHTRTWARTPAVTTTYSYDPNTGELTTIDYSDSTPDIGFTYNRTGQRETVTDAVGTRTFAYNSALRPDTESLTGLISRTLTRTYDATAVPGRNIGFSTNSNYAVTYGYDNTGRFNGISWNVDTLSDSATYARVLDSHLLYTTSFASGALVTNSYEPNRNLRTGVKNEYGATVVSQYDYVYDNIGRRNSMTTSGDAFSVSLPVPPDQKLVNTGTYTSVGYTANDLNQYTSLDTNGSAVSPTYDDDGDLTDDGTFIYAWNGENRLITITPKTPVVGDKKLEFLYDYMGRRARKITTARDGSTWQADETRFFVYDGWNLIEELDGTGATTASYVYGLDLSQSLQGAGGIGGILARVDHGASKAHVYLYDANGNVGQLLDSSDGSVAAAYEYAPFGGLTSAMGSYAGVNPFRFSTKYADDVIGLYYYGYRYYSPVVGRWLNRDPIGEDGGLNLYGFVNNDSSNQQDFLGLLRAVLYDDDFSTQADAQLDKWDKNKAYACEILVSYHVETITEFIAALKDIDQAAVAQNDPVNAMVFMFHGHPHLLDLGDGQNMEYLSANGERQTPKGNIAFPISMLPKVTFSNDAYIQLNTCRGGFPMKRGINIGEAFYNRYKVETRAFPYWIKYPHEHSSDVIPTDGSTLLYPRFGPVVYK